CAGCCAGGGCAGTCGAAGCCGTGGCGCTGATTCAGCCGGGCCAGCGCCGCAGCGGTGCGCACCGTGCCCATCTGCCGTAGGCCTCGCTGCAGCGATACCACCACCGCCCGTACGCCCGCCGCCACGTGCCTGCGCGGCGAGACCGTCACCGCGTGCTCGTCGTAGTCGGCGCGGATGTCGCGCGACGCGGCTGACCGCTGAAACCTCACCGCCTCAACGTACATCCATCGCCAGCCCCACGACTGCTCCGGCCCGACCGAGCCGTCGGGATCGCTATTCCGGCAGCCGCAGCTCGGGCTTTTCGACCTCTTCGATGTTGACGTCCTTGAACGTGACCACCCGCACCTGCTTCACGAAGCGCGCCGGGCGGTACATGTCCCACACCCAGGCGTCCGCCAGCCGCAGCTCGAAATACACCTCGCCGTCGGCGTTGCGGGGCACCATTTCCACGCTGTTTGCCAGATAGAAGCGTCGCTCGGTTTCCACCACGTAGCTGAACTGGCCGACGATGTCCTTGTATTCGCGGTACAGCGAGAGCTCCATCTCGGTTTCGTACTTTTCGAGATCCTCAGCACTCATCTGCCACTCATCTGCTCAGACGTCCTTCTCCCTGCGAATATGCTCGACTTCCCGCTCAGGACCCCGCGGGGTCCGGAAGCCCTCTAGCGACCCGCATCGCCGCCGGGTGGGAAATCTGATCCCATCTTTCCTCACTCGTATTCGCCGTGCTCGCCCGAGGGTCCGGTTTGCATTCGGCCACCGTGCGGGTGCTCGATCCGGTTGCCACGCGGCGGACGTTGATGAACGAATAACGGTGCTCGGGGCAGGGACCCAGCCGGGTCAGCGCCGCGCTGTGCGCGGGGGTGCTGTAGCCCTTGTGCTCGGCGAACCCGTAGCCGGGGTGCTCGGTGTCCATCGCGACCATCAACCGGTCCCGGCTGACTTTGGCCAGCACACTCGCCGCCGCGATGCAGGAGGCCGCCGCGTCGCCCCCGATCACCGGCAGCGACGGCATCGGCAGTCCGGGAACGCGAAAACCGTCGCTCAGGACATAGCCGGGACGCACCGAAAGGCCCGCCACCGCACGCCGCATGCCCTCGATGTTGGCCACGTGCACGCCGCGCCGGTCGACCTCGGCCGGCGGGATGAAAACCACGTGGTAGGCCAGCGCGTAGCGGCAGATCAGCGGGAACAGCTTCTCCCGGGCCTTCTCGGTGAGCTTCTTCGAATCATCGAGGGCAACAAGGCTTTCCAGGCGATTCGGCCCCAGCACACAGGCCGCGACCACCAGCGGGCCCGCGCAGGCGCCACGACCCACCTCGTCCACCCCGGCCACCGGCCCCAAACCACTGCGGTGCAGCGCGGACTCCAGGGTGCGCATCCCCCGCAAACCCCCAGATTTACGGATCACCGTCCGCGGCGGCCACGTGGTGGCCATGGCTACTGACC
This is a stretch of genomic DNA from Mycobacterium lacus. It encodes these proteins:
- a CDS encoding DUF2469 domain-containing protein yields the protein MSAEDLEKYETEMELSLYREYKDIVGQFSYVVETERRFYLANSVEMVPRNADGEVYFELRLADAWVWDMYRPARFVKQVRVVTFKDVNIEEVEKPELRLPE
- a CDS encoding ribonuclease HII, producing the protein MATTWPPRTVIRKSGGLRGMRTLESALHRSGLGPVAGVDEVGRGACAGPLVVAACVLGPNRLESLVALDDSKKLTEKAREKLFPLICRYALAYHVVFIPPAEVDRRGVHVANIEGMRRAVAGLSVRPGYVLSDGFRVPGLPMPSLPVIGGDAAASCIAAASVLAKVSRDRLMVAMDTEHPGYGFAEHKGYSTPAHSAALTRLGPCPEHRYSFINVRRVATGSSTRTVAECKPDPRASTANTSEERWDQISHPAAMRVARGLPDPAGS